GTAGGGTTCAAGATAAAAGAGGATGGGCTCACATGTTTTCCAGACTAAGAGAAGAACATATCAGGGGGAGAGTACCTGATTTTCACTCCAAGACTGTTTGTGTTAAGAGCCGTAGGCATCCCTATTTACCGCTTAACAAACCCTACGCTCCATTGAGAGTACTTAGACAGTTTGGTATGAGACAGGTTATCCCAAATGTGGGAGATATGGGAGAGTTTGTACGAGATTATGAACAAGGTCATAACGAGGGTATAAAGGATGCCAGAAAGATTGGAAAAATGTGATTGGGAAGATAAGTTAGATGAGGATCCAAACAATCCAAGTCATGACGAAGACTACTACGAAAGTGGCTTAGTAGTCGAGCTACCGGTAGTGCTGCTACTCCAGACCGTATCCGTACAAATTTCCTGTAGATAGGAAGCCGCGAATGCAATTCAAAGTTACAAGAATGAAACGACAGAAGGTGGAGAGAAGCAAATCATCAAGCAAAAATAGAATATGACTAGTTGATACAAGAGTTTAAACGATAGGCggatgttttaaagggggggggaaGAGCTTAAAACGGCTTAACATTTGTTAAAGAGCCATAGCTGGGACAGGACGTCGTTCATATGTGCTTATCTTGTGATTGGATCGGGACGTTCATTGATGCCGCCCCACATGGCCATGGAGGATAAGTAGGTTccgtcacaccctaatttccgttagggcgtttGGCACCCGAAAACCTATGGCCGAGCGAATTCCGTCTCTCGGCACTTTTAGTACATATCGGGCCCTCAAATCCTaaatgagtacataatgaaagtctTTTTAAAACAACCGCCATCCCTTTCAAATCGGCCTCGGAATAATAGCATGGgatcgtataagacccgtagaatcaatgcatcacaatatatcGCGCCGAGCCACTTACCAGCCCGACATATTACATACACGACCTACGgcgcaaaagtctctaacatggaacatgaaaccatatcataatgctcgactcggcaaagactctaagagaaaatggagctcgcaatcccccggaacatcttcgctaatatcttcaactcaatCAGTGTACTCGCtacggcatgaacgcggcgtcccaCAAGAAGGGACGAATTAAGTGAcaagcaatgtaccgagtatgtaaggcatgagtaaaatattttagaggatacaaagcatgagtagtaacaagATGAAAACATATTATTTAACGAGATAAAAGTAACTTGCACATCTTTACTCTTTAGGGAATTTCGTTTAGTGTGGGAACGTGaccgataaatatatatatatatattatattacatCGCGGAACgtgccccgatccatataatatattatattcttCGCAGAACGTGTTGCCGATccatatatgtaataaaagagtaaccgTTCTTGAGTTGCCTTTTGGCGGAATCGGGCTATGTTAGTGCTTGGCGGAACGTCttgccccgatccatatatatatatataatgcccgaacgtgcggcccgatccatataatatattgccgcggaagtatagcccgatccataaccacatatcccgcgtatatcccgcgtccggactcgtatcatgtcatatcataccaATCGAGGtgttttactcatgccttacatactcggataTTGCTTaatcgacgtcccttcttgtggacgcgcGTTCATGATCGCAGTACACAGACgagtgaagatattagcgaagatgttcagtaagggattggcgagctccattttctccggaggccgccgagtcgagcattatgatatggtttcatgttccatgttagagactttttacgttgtcgtgtgtatgtaatatgtcagttttgtaagcggctccataagccgatatattgtgatgcattattctacgggtcttatacgatcccaggtcttacttgatttgaaagggATGAAAAGCAGGTTGtttctgaaaagctttcattatgtactcatgttatgctatgagggcccgaTATGActatgagtgccacgagagtcagagggttcgctcggccctaggtaagggtcgggtgcccatcacgccctaacggaaattagggtgtgacaccttcGAAGGGCTAAGAAGGCACGAGATGATAGAGagaagatttatatatatattgaattttatatatatatatatgcattttatttgttttaaaatccttgtaatcccacttgggaaaatattattaatgaaaagcactaggatttttattttttgggaacAACAAGTTGTTTTACATATGGCACAGTTCTGCTTCATACGCTAGTAGCCATCCAGACTGCCCTTCGAAGGGCTAAGAAGGCACGAGATGAAAGAGAGCAGATTTCTAACCGTGGAGTGCACTTTTTCTGATTATtgctttttatttgttttaaaagccttgtaatcccacttgggaaaatattattaatgaaaagctctggattattttttttggcaacAATAAAGTTGTTTTACGTATGTCACAATTCTGCTTCATACGCTAGTAGCCATCCAGGCCACCCTTCGAAGGGATAAGAAGGCACGAGATGATAGAGAGTAGATTTCTGTCTGTGGAGTGAACTTTTTCTGATTATtgcattttatttgttttaaaagccttgtaatcccacttgggaaaatattattaatgaaaagcactgggatttttatttttttggaacaaTAAAGTTGTTTTACATATGGCACAATTCTGCTTCATACGCTAGTAGTCTCGGAGCAACGAGGTATAGGAAAGCGAATTATATATTGTCTAAATGCTTATTTGATATAACTGCTTCAtgtgaaaatcatatatattattaaactCTTGATTGGTCTACATTCCGGAcactacccaaaagaaaaaaccaaGAAAGCCCCACCCCTAAAACCAAATTTAGGTCCAGTTTTAAAAGTTAATTTGctaataggaaatggagactccaTACAGCATGAGTGCAACTTCCCCTTATTTCAACCTAGTCAGTGATGATGAGAAACTGGAAGCGACACGTAAGAAAGACCGACAGTGGGACGATAGTATGGCCCTAGCTACTGCTCGAATGAAAGAAGCTGTCCAAACCACTAAGGCGGCCAAAGAGAAGATGAAAGAAGCCGAAACTCTCCTAGCTTATGTTGAGAAACTAATTAAGCAACACCCTGCCAATCCGGTAAAATGGGGAAAGACTCCTGAAGCATCATTTGGGAGTTATGTCCCACTTAGCTAACAAGTAGGGCTTGACCCCATACCTTATGGAGATGACGAACTACTTATACCCAACTTGAAAATCTATGGTGACCCGCACAAATCTCAGCTCGAGGAACCTCCTGTTTCATGCACAATTGTTCTCTAGGGCACAAGATCACACAATTGGAGTATGCCAGTAGAAATGTCCAAACAAgaactcttagagactttggggAGTTTTGTCGCCTTGTGCTCCTTCCATGATCCACAAGAAATGCCTCTACCACCGAAGTCAGTCGGGTCACACGTCCCTAATGAGTGTTGAGCGCTGGAAAGGAAGTTAATCCAATGGATTGACCATGGGAGAATTAGCCAACTATAGGGACCCCACTCTTTCCTGACCCATGACTAAGGGAAAAATCATCCAGAAAAGATATAAAGGGTTAGGTTCTGGAGAAGcgacttttccaaattcgaGGAGTCATATGCCAGGATTCACTCCCTactgtgtagtgtgaagaagaTAAGAGCAGTGCCGCAAACCTATCAGGGTCGCCTAAGACCTCAAAGAGAAAGGGTTTGCGTATTTCATTATGGTCGCCCTGGCCACAATGTGTGGAATTCAAGCTTGAATTGGAACGCCTCGTGaatgaaggccatgtttggattGTCGCAGGAAGACAAGgttagaagatgaagatgaagaagacaatGAAGACCTTCTTAGCATGTTTAGGTAGAAAAACATAAGTATCCCTTTACTGCTTTTAATAAGATAGAATatccctttcccttttaatGTAAACGGAACCACGCCGACCTGATATCCCATTGGGGATACGTGGGAAGCCTACATAAGGCCTGGTCAGGGTAGAAAACTAAGTTTCGGGTAGCATCGAAAAAAACCTTTTATATGTATGCCTGACTACGGATGGACCTGACTTCcctttggtgggatacgtaggcagtaaATAGACTCGGTCCTTTtatgataaaaattaaaattcccCTTAGTATAGGATGGGTAGAAGCAAATCAACCATGAAGACCATTTACCAAAAATCAATATTCCTAAGAATGtaaaaagaccaaaatacccttGGAATGTAAATCAATCACtagttgaaataaaatatatgaatctATGTGCTATAAACTGCAAACAATGTGATATCTTGTGTTTCATTCTTAAGTCTAACACTAACTTGGGAGCCTTTGAgttgttttctcttatagacagggATCGATTCGCTGGAAGCAGTTACTCGATCAAAAGCTGCTGCAGCGTCCTTAAACCCTCAAGAAGGAAACATGCCGAGAGCGCCACCAAACAATGCGCATCGATCGAAGGTACCCAAACTGTACCGACATAGGCGGAATGCCTTTGGAAGAGGCcgttaatgttacacctcggaattttcttttgttgatgcacagtgaatagactaacgaagagcacgaagtatatggtatttcaataagtaaggaatgacatttgatgaccctaattgagatttcaaagccgttcgaggtaagagaagaaagtttgccaagaggaGGCAAGGCATATGATAGGTATCgaaaagatttacgagtaacaagttaatgacgacttaatgatgttttggaggagagttataacatcccatAGATTGTTAATgtggtgctaaacaagtgttaagaaggatccataaggattggagatcaaatgagtcgacgagaacgagttcgaGCCAGGGCATTATACGTACAACATGCGACGTATAAAATatcggccgtatgtttggccgtatattCAGCCCAGATTAGCACCCTTCACTAGACCAAAAGTACGACtgaacatacggtcagtataatttatacgaaccgtatgttggtccgtgaaaTCCAAGCGGGATAGAttttgtattattaataaggggtccaagtttaattcatttcatttccccttcacaccccttctctatagaactctctagaacatttctctacacttctcccacaagaattcaagagatattagtgatcaacttcatcaaaccaaggaaatcaaatgCAAGAAGCTCTCTAGGATTGCTTGGAGTCAAGAAAActctttggattgaagctagggtttttcttcacATGAAAGATTATCATCCAAAACTTtctcctacactatctaagttaagttttatgatcattctatgttgtttaaggtattgggaggttgaaagacttagattatgaaaggacaTAGAAAATGGtttacaaagatgagaataatgagattttgagtagtagcttgagatgagtcatgattcttgagatattgtgattgtaaatatgttataaatgacattaagaacatggggtAAACATTATATGCAAGAAAACGTAGTAGTGtcctatgaccatgattatgggagaattgaagtgaagtactgaaatgtggataatgtagatgaatgaagattgttggttataatgttgagaatgttattatggatgtttgggagtagATAGATGATATGGGGAaggtcgtataaataaaggaaatgctgcctaatttcctctagctttagtcaagtatgctaagctgcCGATTATCTAATGTTGATACAAACTCtcatgaaggtagaaacgtgagcattgaaggggaacgttcaagcga
This Lycium ferocissimum isolate CSIRO_LF1 unplaced genomic scaffold, AGI_CSIRO_Lferr_CH_V1 ctg19572, whole genome shotgun sequence DNA region includes the following protein-coding sequences:
- the LOC132042987 gene encoding uncharacterized protein LOC132042987, translated to METPYSMSATSPYFNLVSDDEKLEATRKKDRQWDDSMALATARMKEAVQTTKAAKEKMKEAETLLAYVEKLIKQHPANPVKWGKTPEASFGSEGGFGGGRISGYDSKGGAYDGGSRSGGRYGGGGGYGGGGGEEERVGVDLSGWGKRSRA